Proteins encoded in a region of the Haloarcula sp. CBA1129 genome:
- a CDS encoding fibrillarin-like rRNA/tRNA 2'-O-methyltransferase yields the protein MTLPTGVERHDFGGETSLATQGQPVYGERTDDDWRRWDPHRSKLGAMLEQGMETGLDGGETVLYLGAAAGTTVSHVADFGGPTYAVEFAPRPVRELLDAAESRQNLFPLLKDARKPESYAHVVEPVDVVVQDVATRGQARVAALNKQFLTDDGRLLAAIKARSEDVTAEPDDVFDSVREELSSTYELLETARLDPFHEDHLGIVARPRED from the coding sequence ATGACGCTCCCGACTGGCGTCGAGCGCCACGACTTCGGCGGCGAGACAAGCCTCGCTACGCAGGGACAACCAGTGTACGGCGAGCGGACGGACGATGACTGGCGGCGGTGGGACCCCCATCGCTCGAAGCTCGGCGCGATGCTTGAACAGGGAATGGAGACCGGCCTTGACGGTGGCGAGACCGTGTTGTACCTCGGTGCGGCGGCCGGAACGACTGTGAGTCACGTTGCTGATTTCGGCGGCCCGACCTACGCCGTCGAGTTCGCGCCCCGCCCGGTCCGGGAACTGCTGGACGCGGCGGAGAGCCGGCAGAACCTCTTCCCACTGCTCAAGGACGCGCGCAAGCCCGAGAGCTATGCCCACGTCGTCGAACCGGTCGATGTCGTCGTGCAGGACGTGGCGACCAGAGGTCAGGCCCGAGTCGCAGCGCTCAACAAGCAGTTCCTGACCGATGACGGGCGGCTTCTCGCAGCTATCAAAGCCAGAAGCGAGGACGTGACCGCCGAACCCGACGACGTGTTTGACAGCGTGCGCGAGGAACTCAGTTCGACGTACGAACTGCTTGAGACGGCGCGGCTGGACCCGTTCCACGAGGACCATCTCGGTATCGTTGCCCGGCCCCGTGAAGACTGA
- a CDS encoding phosphopantetheine adenylyltransferase yields the protein MNVALGGTFDPIHDGHRALFERAFQLGDVTVGLTSDDLAPKTRHDQRHVRPFSERKAALADELATLAADQDREWEVRKLTEPTGIATEQQFDTLVVSPETETGGRRINEIREERGHDPLEIEVVPHVRAEDGDIISSTRIVEGEIDEHGNRTPNRTGRENPS from the coding sequence ATGAATGTCGCGCTGGGGGGAACGTTCGACCCGATTCACGACGGACACCGCGCGCTGTTCGAACGCGCATTCCAACTCGGGGACGTGACAGTTGGCCTCACCAGCGACGACCTCGCGCCGAAGACACGCCACGACCAGCGCCACGTTCGGCCGTTCAGCGAGCGGAAAGCCGCACTCGCCGACGAACTCGCGACGCTCGCCGCCGACCAAGACCGCGAGTGGGAGGTCAGGAAGCTCACCGAGCCGACCGGTATCGCCACAGAACAGCAGTTCGACACGCTCGTGGTCTCACCCGAGACCGAGACCGGCGGCCGCCGCATCAACGAAATCCGCGAGGAGCGGGGCCACGACCCGCTCGAAATCGAAGTCGTCCCGCACGTCCGCGCTGAAGACGGCGATATCATTTCTTCGACCCGAATCGTCGAGGGCGAAATCGACGAACACGGGAATCGCACGCCGAACCGCACCGGCCGCGAAAACCCCTCGTAG
- a CDS encoding NOP5/NOP56 family protein: MSNGWFAGLDPDDDAAAVEQIEAGRADTPEDWPQQAVEAGFADDEAAYYDRLHEVTMAATSAAVAEQEGADDQQLVHAVRAMADCERTANELAERVAEWGGSRHGDSGSGVEYARSLVDRDDEDEGDTALRSLAEQTAELADEADSLRAYIERTAPAVAPNLSMLAGPVLAARLISLAGGLEALAKKPSGTVQVLGAEDALFAHLKGNAPSPKHGVIFTHAYVRGTRREDRGSAARAFAGKLSIAARVDHYSGDRRPELQAELDERIERIQARAEEGDE; the protein is encoded by the coding sequence ATGAGCAACGGGTGGTTCGCCGGGCTGGACCCGGACGACGATGCGGCCGCTGTCGAACAGATAGAGGCCGGGCGAGCCGACACACCGGAGGACTGGCCACAGCAGGCCGTCGAGGCGGGGTTCGCTGACGACGAAGCGGCCTACTACGACCGCCTCCACGAGGTGACGATGGCGGCCACCAGCGCGGCGGTCGCCGAACAGGAGGGCGCTGACGACCAGCAGCTCGTGCATGCGGTGCGGGCGATGGCCGACTGCGAGCGGACGGCGAACGAGCTCGCCGAGCGGGTCGCCGAATGGGGCGGAAGCCGACACGGTGACAGTGGAAGCGGCGTCGAGTACGCCCGCTCGCTGGTCGACCGGGACGACGAGGACGAGGGGGACACCGCTCTCCGGTCGCTCGCAGAGCAGACGGCCGAACTGGCCGATGAAGCGGACTCGCTTCGGGCATACATCGAACGGACTGCGCCTGCTGTCGCGCCGAACCTCTCGATGCTGGCCGGGCCAGTGCTTGCAGCCCGCCTGATTTCGCTGGCCGGCGGCCTCGAAGCCTTGGCGAAGAAACCGAGCGGGACGGTGCAGGTGCTGGGGGCCGAGGACGCGCTATTCGCCCACCTCAAAGGGAATGCGCCGTCGCCGAAACACGGCGTCATCTTCACCCACGCGTACGTCCGTGGGACCCGCCGAGAGGACCGCGGATCGGCTGCGCGAGCGTTCGCCGGCAAGCTCTCTATCGCCGCGCGCGTCGACCACTACAGCGGCGACCGCCGGCCGGAACTGCAGGCGGAGCTCGACGAACGCATCGAACGAATTCAGGCACGGGCCGAGGAGGGCGACGAATGA
- a CDS encoding winged helix-turn-helix domain-containing protein yields the protein MSADDNDHDDPEDTGDVRDRIEQEADRAVEQFDEGIVDLLAWVLDTETRARIYVHLRQHPESTSEEIAEGTGLYPSTVREALAALTEEEVVTRQKRESDGAGNNPYEYSAIPPSDLVNTIVGDIQSELNTVFNLDDHIGGETTLEPDNEPVTISVEDADDDATDADKQTDDEADGADSGDDDDV from the coding sequence ATGTCTGCAGACGACAACGACCACGACGACCCCGAGGACACAGGCGATGTCCGGGACCGAATCGAGCAGGAGGCAGACCGCGCAGTCGAGCAGTTCGACGAAGGAATCGTCGACTTGCTGGCGTGGGTACTCGACACGGAGACGCGGGCGCGGATCTACGTCCACCTACGACAGCATCCGGAGAGCACGAGCGAGGAGATAGCTGAGGGGACCGGCCTGTATCCAAGTACCGTCCGCGAGGCCCTAGCCGCACTCACTGAGGAGGAAGTAGTAACCCGCCAGAAGCGTGAGAGCGACGGCGCTGGCAACAACCCCTACGAGTACAGCGCCATCCCGCCGAGCGACCTCGTCAACACCATCGTCGGTGACATCCAGTCGGAGCTGAACACGGTGTTCAACCTCGACGATCACATCGGCGGCGAGACGACACTGGAACCCGACAACGAGCCGGTGACCATCTCGGTCGAAGATGCGGACGACGACGCAACCGACGCAGACAAGCAGACTGACGACGAAGCGGACGGAGCCGACAGCGGAGACGACGACGACGTGTAG
- a CDS encoding transcription initiation factor IIB family protein produces the protein MYRASDRIEHDEWLSDIEAAADRLNLGTAARSHAVDLFLSTVPEEDRSKQATMAASVYVAALVAGEERSQSAVAEATDVSRLTIQQRWKDLLETAGLEAPGW, from the coding sequence ATGTACCGCGCCAGTGACCGAATCGAGCACGACGAGTGGCTGTCCGATATCGAGGCGGCGGCGGACAGGCTCAACCTCGGGACGGCGGCGCGGTCCCACGCGGTCGACCTGTTCCTTTCGACAGTTCCGGAGGAAGATCGGTCGAAACAGGCAACGATGGCAGCCAGTGTGTACGTCGCTGCGCTGGTCGCTGGTGAGGAGCGATCCCAGTCAGCAGTCGCAGAGGCGACGGACGTCTCCCGGTTGACGATTCAACAGCGCTGGAAGGATCTGCTGGAGACGGCTGGACTGGAAGCACCGGGCTGGTAG
- a CDS encoding DUF5803 family protein: MKRRHLLLVAVLALVALSGCTGFFGSEEVDPERLNENASYDWNTSTDGTIVIEESKYTAVYAIENETAFDVYTVDGLGRERSVPISALRFRYDNGTVVSAANSSLSASESRQRTTVNFSGNVSGQVGYSVARTGKRFGSPTLVEDSSYTVVLPPNTGAGIPFLSRISPGGYESETVDGQQVIRWDEVTSDQIVVRYYLDRDLWLFGGLSAIGVVIGVVGTLYYYRQLQAVIRRRKEAGIDLEEDDGDDDPRDRGPPPGMR; encoded by the coding sequence ATGAAACGCCGCCACCTCCTGTTGGTCGCCGTTCTCGCACTGGTCGCCCTCTCGGGCTGTACCGGCTTCTTCGGCTCCGAAGAGGTCGACCCGGAGCGGCTGAACGAGAACGCGAGCTACGACTGGAACACTTCGACCGACGGGACAATCGTCATCGAGGAGTCGAAATACACTGCCGTCTACGCCATCGAAAACGAGACGGCGTTCGACGTGTACACCGTTGACGGCCTCGGGCGCGAGCGGAGCGTTCCCATCAGTGCGCTTCGGTTCAGATACGACAACGGGACGGTCGTTAGCGCCGCCAACTCTTCGCTGAGTGCTTCGGAGAGCCGCCAGCGGACCACCGTTAATTTCTCGGGGAACGTCTCCGGACAGGTGGGGTACTCGGTCGCTCGGACCGGCAAGCGATTTGGCTCCCCGACGCTGGTTGAGGACAGCTCGTACACAGTCGTGCTCCCGCCTAACACCGGGGCCGGTATCCCCTTCCTCTCGCGAATCAGCCCGGGCGGGTACGAGTCCGAAACCGTCGACGGCCAGCAGGTCATCCGCTGGGACGAGGTGACCTCCGACCAGATCGTTGTCCGGTACTACCTCGACCGCGACCTGTGGCTGTTCGGCGGCCTATCGGCCATCGGCGTCGTCATCGGCGTTGTGGGGACGCTGTACTACTACCGACAGCTACAGGCGGTCATTCGCCGGCGCAAGGAGGCCGGTATCGACCTCGAAGAGGACGACGGTGACGACGACCCGCGGGACCGCGGCCCGCCACCGGGGATGCGCTGA
- a CDS encoding glutamate--cysteine ligase translates to MDATGSAEHFTRMGTLGIEEEFYVVDEFGRPTSGTDELVYETEPPEVLDGRLDHELFKCVIETQTPRIDDPGNAGEHLRSVRDALVAHAEANGFGIAAAGLHPLAKWRELEHAEKPRYRSQLDRIQYPQHRNTTAGLHVHVGVDDADKAVWVANELRWHLPLMLALSANSPYWNGFDTGLQSARGKIFEALPNTGMPTVFDDYDAFETYEQRMLETGSIDDRGELWFDVRPHSGHGTVEVRAPDGQADPDRVLAFVEYVHELVVDLAERYEDGESGRRLRREFLDENKWRAIRHGQSAKLLSRDLSTTRSVEELVERESDRLGTDGLWELYNRESGAERQRRLRSEEGVMALADSLRLS, encoded by the coding sequence ATGGACGCGACGGGTTCTGCCGAGCATTTCACCCGGATGGGGACGCTCGGCATCGAAGAAGAGTTCTACGTCGTCGACGAGTTCGGTCGCCCGACGTCCGGGACGGACGAACTCGTTTACGAGACAGAGCCGCCGGAGGTTCTCGACGGCCGGCTCGACCACGAACTGTTCAAATGCGTTATCGAGACACAGACGCCGCGTATCGACGACCCGGGGAACGCCGGTGAGCACCTCCGCTCAGTCCGGGATGCGCTGGTGGCCCACGCCGAGGCGAACGGGTTCGGTATCGCCGCTGCGGGCCTGCATCCGCTGGCAAAGTGGCGCGAACTCGAACACGCCGAAAAGCCCCGTTATAGGTCCCAGCTGGACCGCATTCAGTACCCACAGCACCGCAACACGACCGCGGGGCTGCACGTCCACGTCGGTGTCGACGACGCCGACAAGGCCGTCTGGGTAGCGAACGAACTCCGCTGGCATCTCCCGCTGATGCTTGCGCTGTCAGCCAACTCACCGTACTGGAACGGCTTCGACACCGGGCTACAGTCCGCCCGCGGAAAGATATTCGAGGCCCTACCCAACACCGGGATGCCAACAGTGTTCGACGATTACGACGCCTTCGAGACCTACGAACAGCGGATGCTCGAAACGGGCAGCATCGACGACCGCGGCGAACTCTGGTTCGACGTTCGGCCACACTCCGGCCACGGCACTGTCGAGGTACGCGCGCCGGACGGGCAGGCCGATCCGGACCGGGTGCTGGCCTTCGTCGAATATGTCCACGAGCTCGTGGTCGACCTCGCCGAGCGCTACGAGGACGGGGAGTCCGGTCGGCGGCTCCGCCGGGAGTTCCTCGACGAGAACAAGTGGCGTGCGATCCGCCACGGTCAGTCTGCGAAACTCCTCTCCCGTGACCTCTCGACGACGCGCTCCGTCGAGGAACTGGTCGAGAGAGAAAGCGACCGTCTGGGTACCGACGGGCTTTGGGAGCTGTACAACCGGGAAAGCGGTGCCGAGCGACAGCGCCGGCTTCGTTCGGAGGAGGGCGTCATGGCGCTTGCTGACTCGCTGCGACTGTCCTGA